From one Streptomyces sp. NBC_01478 genomic stretch:
- a CDS encoding MFS transporter — protein MPSINASRNKAITLLAIGHACVDIYQGAVAALIPFFVAERAYSYAAVSGIVLAASLLSSVAQPVFGLLTDRWAMPWILPVSTVLGGLGIALSGLSGSYTLTLVFVAVSGVGVAAYHPESARVARLVSGGSHSAMGWFSVGGNLGFAAAPLLVSGVVAGGGLRLSPLLVLPALAGSVLCLPVLPVLCALGGPAGEAAGGTVAVGTDDRASFVRLSLSVILRSIEFIGLSTFISLYARQRMGGGTATGTVALFVLYAGGALGSVVGGGLAGRWDRVTVARWSYVLTIPAIAGTVFVPGPAFYVFVALASLTLYVPFSLHVTLGQDYLPTRVGTASGITLGLTVSIGGMVTPLIGTIADATSLRTALAPLIVLPALSWLLFRGLPEPTPPQRAIRDTVDSAVDSVV, from the coding sequence ATGCCAAGCATCAACGCGTCCCGGAACAAGGCGATCACCCTGCTGGCGATCGGCCATGCCTGTGTGGACATCTACCAGGGCGCGGTCGCCGCGCTCATCCCCTTCTTCGTCGCCGAGCGCGCCTACAGCTATGCCGCGGTGTCGGGGATCGTGCTCGCCGCGTCCCTGCTCTCCTCGGTCGCGCAACCGGTGTTCGGCCTGCTCACCGACCGCTGGGCGATGCCGTGGATCCTGCCGGTGAGCACGGTTCTCGGCGGCCTCGGTATCGCCCTGAGCGGCCTGAGCGGCTCCTACACCCTGACCCTGGTGTTCGTGGCCGTGTCCGGTGTAGGGGTCGCCGCCTACCACCCCGAGTCCGCCCGTGTCGCCCGGCTCGTGAGCGGCGGCAGCCACAGCGCGATGGGCTGGTTCTCGGTCGGCGGCAACCTCGGCTTCGCCGCCGCGCCGCTCCTGGTCAGCGGCGTCGTCGCGGGCGGCGGCCTGCGCCTGTCCCCGCTGCTGGTGCTCCCCGCCCTGGCCGGCAGCGTGCTGTGCCTGCCGGTGCTGCCGGTGCTGTGCGCGCTGGGCGGGCCGGCGGGCGAGGCGGCCGGCGGCACGGTCGCGGTGGGCACCGACGACAGGGCGTCGTTCGTGCGCCTGTCCCTCTCCGTGATCCTCCGGTCCATAGAGTTCATCGGCCTGAGCACGTTCATCTCCCTCTACGCCCGGCAGCGCATGGGAGGCGGCACGGCGACCGGCACCGTGGCGCTGTTCGTCCTCTACGCCGGGGGCGCCCTGGGCTCCGTGGTGGGCGGCGGTCTCGCGGGCCGCTGGGACCGGGTGACGGTGGCCCGCTGGTCCTACGTGCTGACGATCCCGGCCATCGCGGGCACGGTGTTCGTCCCCGGCCCGGCGTTCTACGTGTTCGTGGCGCTGGCCTCCCTCACCCTCTACGTCCCCTTCTCCCTGCACGTCACCCTCGGCCAGGACTACCTGCCCACGCGTGTCGGCACCGCCAGCGGCATCACCCTCGGCCTGACCGTCAGCATCGGCGGCATGGTCACACCACTGATCGGCACGATCGCCGACGCGACGTCCTTGCGGACGGCTCTGGCCCCGCTGATCGTGTTGCCGGCGTTGAGCTGGTTGCTGTTCCGGGGGTTGCCGGAACCGACTCCGCCGCAGCGGGCGATTCGGGACACTGTGGACTCGGCGGTGGATAGCGTGGTGTGA
- a CDS encoding ABC transporter permease, translating to MTTPTKTVPPYRSALHPARAGFGRLLRAEWTKFWTVRAWLLVLAVAAVVTVVISQLGAGGSTTGGGPPVVLGPGGEVVNDAFRFTHRSLTGDGTITVRVTGLKNTEGTAAPELWAKAGIIVKSSLKQGSPYAAVVATPGHGVRMQWNFTHDRAGPSSDLAEAPQWLRLKRLGGKLTGYASVDGEKWTRLGEVEVGGLGRTVQVGLVLGTPAHEIVQRSFGGTSERAGQGTVTGTFDHLTLQGTSTDTAWTSTDVGAPEAGAPNARNAPPTTTRISATGTYTLTGQGDIGPEENSPDTVQMSFQGVFVGLLFMATLGTLFVTTEYKRGLIRTTFTATPSRLKVLAAKTTVIGAITFTTGLLATAIGFTLAQRTLRTNGFKPPEFPDLSLLENPSLRAVVGSAVLLSLVAVLALAVGAILRNSAGTIATVVVLVILPQILSFAFPLPAAQWLLRVTPAAAFAIQQGKTYYPQVQHNCLPESGCYPLSPYNGLAVLVAYAAVALLLAAWTVRRRDA from the coding sequence GTGACCACTCCCACGAAGACGGTCCCGCCGTACCGCTCGGCGCTGCATCCGGCGCGGGCCGGGTTCGGGCGGCTGCTGCGGGCGGAGTGGACGAAGTTCTGGACGGTCAGGGCCTGGCTGCTGGTGCTGGCGGTGGCGGCCGTGGTGACGGTCGTGATCTCGCAGCTCGGCGCGGGTGGGTCCACCACCGGTGGCGGTCCCCCCGTCGTGCTCGGTCCGGGCGGGGAGGTGGTCAACGACGCCTTCCGCTTCACCCACCGCTCGCTGACCGGCGACGGCACGATCACGGTCCGGGTCACGGGTCTGAAGAACACCGAAGGCACGGCGGCCCCGGAGCTCTGGGCGAAGGCCGGGATCATCGTCAAGTCGAGCCTGAAGCAGGGCTCGCCGTACGCGGCGGTGGTGGCGACCCCGGGCCATGGCGTGCGGATGCAGTGGAACTTCACCCACGACAGGGCGGGCCCGAGCAGTGACCTGGCCGAGGCGCCGCAGTGGCTCAGGTTGAAAAGGCTGGGGGGAAAACTAACCGGCTATGCGTCGGTAGATGGTGAGAAGTGGACCCGGCTTGGGGAGGTGGAGGTCGGGGGGCTCGGGCGGACGGTTCAGGTGGGGCTGGTGCTGGGGACTCCCGCGCATGAGATCGTGCAGCGCTCCTTCGGCGGCACGAGCGAGCGGGCGGGCCAGGGCACGGTCACCGGCACCTTCGACCACCTCACCCTCCAGGGCACGTCGACGGACACCGCCTGGACGAGCACGGACGTCGGCGCCCCCGAAGCGGGCGCCCCGAACGCCCGGAACGCGCCGCCGACCACCACCCGGATCTCCGCGACCGGCACGTACACCCTCACCGGCCAGGGCGACATCGGCCCCGAGGAGAACAGCCCCGACACGGTCCAGATGAGCTTCCAGGGCGTCTTCGTCGGCCTTCTCTTCATGGCCACCCTGGGCACGCTCTTCGTGACGACCGAATACAAACGGGGCCTGATCCGTACGACGTTCACGGCGACCCCGTCCCGACTGAAGGTCCTGGCGGCGAAGACGACGGTCATCGGGGCCATCACCTTCACAACAGGCCTGCTGGCAACGGCAATTGGCTTCACCCTGGCCCAACGCACCCTGCGCACGAACGGCTTCAAGCCCCCCGAGTTCCCGGACCTGTCCCTCCTGGAGAACCCGTCCCTGAGGGCGGTCGTGGGCAGCGCGGTACTCCTGTCCCTGGTGGCGGTCCTGGCTCTGGCCGTAGGGGCGATCCTGCGCAACAGCGCGGGCACGATAGCGACCGTCGTGGTCCTGGTGATCCTCCCGCAGATCCTCTCCTTCGCCTTCCCGCTCCCGGCGGCGCAATGGCTCCTGAGGGTCACACCGGCGGCGGCCTTCGCGATCCAGCAGGGCAAGACGTACTACCCCCAGGTCCAGCACAACTGCCTCCCGGAGAGCGGCTGTTACCCCCTCTCCCCGTACAACGGCCTGGCGGTCCTGGTGGCCTACGCGGCGGTGGCCCTGCTGCTGGCGGCCTGGACGGTAAGGAGGCGGGACGCGTGA
- a CDS encoding DUF397 domain-containing protein — MNTAARQYDRSGDLAWFKSSYSSSEGGNCIEVAYAWRKSSYSSSEGGDCIEIAAHPAAIHVRDSKVAAGPILTVSPGTWAEFLGQVTRPAV, encoded by the coding sequence ATGAACACCGCAGCACGGCAGTACGACCGCTCGGGCGACCTGGCGTGGTTCAAGTCCAGCTACAGCAGCAGCGAGGGGGGCAACTGCATCGAAGTCGCCTACGCCTGGCGGAAGTCGAGCTACAGCAGCAGCGAAGGCGGCGACTGCATCGAGATTGCCGCCCACCCCGCCGCTATCCACGTCCGGGACTCCAAGGTCGCTGCCGGTCCCATCCTCACCGTCTCGCCCGGCACTTGGGCCGAGTTCCTCGGACAGGTCACGCGTCCCGCAGTCTGA
- a CDS encoding ATP-binding protein: protein MNEQLQQAHTREAFYRRDRRSVALAREFTRNTLAEWGITDRTDDVLLCVSELATNAILHGVPPGRGYALRLCGHRDGVLRVEVRDSGTGDLRKVNTPYRDLDADSGRGLLLVSVVADKWGVGERAPGKVVWCEFVVGQG, encoded by the coding sequence ATGAACGAACAACTCCAACAAGCCCACACCCGCGAGGCGTTCTACCGACGCGACCGCAGATCCGTCGCGCTGGCCCGCGAGTTCACCCGCAACACCCTCGCGGAGTGGGGCATCACCGACCGGACCGACGACGTACTGCTCTGCGTAAGCGAGTTGGCGACGAACGCGATCCTGCACGGCGTACCACCGGGCCGGGGCTACGCCCTGCGGCTGTGCGGCCACCGCGACGGAGTCCTCCGCGTCGAGGTCCGGGACAGCGGCACGGGCGACCTCCGCAAGGTCAACACCCCGTACCGGGACCTTGATGCGGACAGTGGGCGCGGCCTGCTGCTGGTGTCCGTGGTCGCGGACAAGTGGGGGGTGGGGGAGCGGGCGCCGGGGAAGGTGGTGTGGTGCGAGTTTGTGGTGGGTCAGGGGTGA
- a CDS encoding tetratricopeptide repeat protein produces the protein MSALPAAPAAFTGREDEVAELLNALDPGSGGGSESVVISAVAGLGGVGKTALALCVAHAARECGWFAGGALFVDLRGYDEVPVTADQAVLALLRALGVGDADLPPTADEQYARYRAELSAREPVLILLDNASDPAQIAPLLPGEGGGHRVLVTSREVQDSLPVRQFRVDGLAPDASRELIDQSLRRYDPGDRRVADEPEAVRQLAELCGHLPLALLIVSALLRRGRQRPIATLVSKLEVASDRVRALRFKGVDQYGKNLSLRPVLDMMYARLEPELAQAFRQLGQAPGDSIGIGPATNLTALVPEHLEPLLDELTAASLLTAASGAGRWVMHDLVRLYARTVSAEDSESRNEAAHARLRLLNYYCQGSLSAKALIQRLPDGIPDHFEGQLHQAVTWLDSERTGLLAAARWTDTDNEVQSRLAVGLTLSLDSYLDHRHAFQDWATVAESACDASRRFRILLAEAMASDGLGLALNGLRRFEEAIDAIHRARRLYEGLGDREGQAKTWNNLGLVLRALRRNDESVEAYAHSARLYTEVGKPFKAALVRGNLGVTLGHMGRLDEARTALEAACGAHVKLNDTKGEATVQNGLGVVLHDLGQLEESVTALTRALGLFAELGDWHNRAKAWNNLGITLRTLGQFDDGLAAHTRARDWCAFLGDRHTEASAWANMGNSLSDLCRFEEALFAARRALTLYEALDDTHLATNVRHNIDVIHQADLRPHP, from the coding sequence ATGTCCGCGCTGCCTGCCGCGCCGGCGGCCTTCACCGGCCGTGAGGACGAGGTGGCCGAGCTGCTGAACGCCCTCGATCCGGGGAGCGGGGGTGGCTCCGAATCCGTCGTCATCTCCGCCGTCGCGGGTCTTGGCGGTGTCGGAAAGACCGCGCTGGCATTGTGTGTTGCGCATGCGGCGCGGGAGTGTGGGTGGTTTGCCGGGGGCGCGCTCTTCGTCGACCTGCGGGGGTATGACGAGGTTCCGGTGACGGCGGATCAGGCGGTGCTGGCGTTATTGCGGGCGCTGGGGGTGGGGGATGCGGATCTGCCGCCGACCGCTGATGAGCAATACGCGCGGTATCGAGCTGAGTTGAGTGCCCGCGAGCCGGTGTTGATCCTTCTGGACAACGCGTCCGACCCGGCCCAGATCGCTCCCCTGTTGCCGGGAGAAGGGGGCGGGCATCGGGTTCTGGTGACGTCACGGGAGGTGCAGGACTCGCTTCCGGTACGGCAGTTCAGGGTCGACGGGCTTGCGCCGGATGCGTCGCGGGAGTTGATCGACCAGTCGTTGCGGCGGTACGACCCCGGTGATCGTCGGGTTGCGGATGAGCCGGAGGCTGTACGACAACTCGCCGAGCTGTGTGGCCACTTGCCGCTTGCTCTGCTGATCGTCTCGGCGTTGCTACGGCGTGGTCGGCAGCGGCCCATTGCAACGTTGGTCAGCAAATTGGAGGTCGCGAGCGATCGAGTGCGGGCGTTGAGGTTCAAGGGGGTTGATCAGTATGGAAAGAACCTGAGCCTGCGGCCCGTGCTCGACATGATGTACGCGCGGTTGGAGCCAGAACTCGCCCAAGCTTTCCGGCAGTTGGGACAAGCGCCGGGGGACAGTATCGGGATCGGACCGGCAACCAACCTGACCGCGCTGGTTCCGGAACACTTGGAGCCTCTCCTCGACGAGCTGACGGCCGCCTCACTCCTCACCGCCGCATCGGGTGCTGGGCGCTGGGTGATGCACGACCTGGTGCGGCTCTACGCTCGAACTGTGAGCGCCGAGGACTCCGAGTCGAGGAACGAGGCAGCCCACGCGAGACTGCGCCTGCTGAACTACTACTGCCAGGGATCATTGTCGGCGAAGGCTCTTATCCAACGGCTGCCCGATGGCATACCGGACCACTTCGAAGGTCAACTCCACCAAGCAGTTACGTGGCTCGATTCCGAGCGAACGGGGCTGCTGGCCGCAGCGCGGTGGACCGACACCGATAACGAGGTGCAGAGCCGGCTCGCTGTGGGGCTGACTCTCAGCCTGGACAGCTACCTCGACCATCGTCACGCCTTCCAGGACTGGGCCACGGTCGCGGAGTCCGCATGCGATGCCAGTCGTAGATTCCGCATCCTTCTCGCCGAGGCCATGGCGTCCGACGGGCTCGGCCTCGCTCTGAACGGCCTGCGGCGATTCGAAGAAGCCATCGATGCCATCCATAGAGCTCGGCGGCTGTACGAGGGACTCGGTGACCGCGAGGGCCAAGCCAAGACGTGGAACAACCTCGGGCTCGTCCTGCGCGCACTCCGGCGGAACGACGAGTCGGTCGAGGCCTATGCACACAGCGCGCGGCTCTACACGGAGGTGGGCAAGCCATTCAAAGCAGCCCTTGTGCGAGGCAACCTTGGCGTCACGCTGGGACACATGGGGCGGTTGGACGAAGCCCGCACCGCGCTCGAAGCAGCATGCGGCGCACACGTGAAACTCAATGACACGAAAGGTGAGGCAACGGTCCAGAACGGCCTCGGCGTCGTCCTCCACGATCTTGGTCAACTCGAGGAATCCGTCACCGCCCTCACGCGCGCTCTGGGACTCTTTGCCGAACTGGGCGACTGGCACAACCGGGCAAAGGCCTGGAACAACCTGGGGATCACCCTGCGCACGCTGGGGCAATTCGATGATGGTCTCGCGGCGCACACACGAGCTCGGGACTGGTGCGCATTCTTGGGCGACCGCCATACAGAGGCGTCGGCCTGGGCAAACATGGGCAACTCCCTGTCGGATCTCTGCCGTTTCGAAGAAGCCCTGTTCGCCGCCCGCCGGGCGCTCACCCTCTACGAAGCGCTCGATGACACGCATCTCGCCACCAACGTCCGCCACAACATCGACGTGATCCACCAAGCCGACCTGCGTCCTCACCCCTGA
- a CDS encoding DNA glycosylase AlkZ-like family protein → MHELTRPEARRIAVQAQLLDAERPTELHAVVRRLTLLQIDPTAAIAPNADLVAWSRLGSSYVREDLTAALANRTLLELRAMIRPSEDLTLYRADMAVWEKETKHYREWVAANDACRRDILNRLDGQGPLTSRELPDTCAVPWQSSGWTHNRNVSQLLELMVMRGEVAIAGRAGRERLWDLASRVYPDEPAVPAVEARRLRNERRLRALGIARATGTALPVEPAVVGEAGEPAVVEGVKGEWRVDPAYLDRPFSGRAALLSPFDRLIHDRKRTTELFGYDYQLEMYKPADKRRWGYFALPILYGDQLVGKLDATADHKAGVLLVNAVHQDVEFSRSIADAVEAEIDDLAVWLDLRRS, encoded by the coding sequence ATGCATGAACTCACCCGCCCCGAAGCCCGCCGCATCGCCGTCCAGGCCCAACTCCTCGACGCGGAACGACCCACCGAACTGCACGCCGTCGTACGTCGGTTGACCTTGCTCCAGATCGACCCCACGGCCGCGATCGCGCCCAACGCCGACCTGGTCGCCTGGAGTCGCCTCGGCTCGTCGTACGTGCGGGAGGACCTCACCGCCGCGCTCGCGAACCGCACGCTCCTCGAACTCCGCGCGATGATCCGCCCGAGCGAGGACCTGACGCTCTACCGCGCCGACATGGCCGTATGGGAGAAGGAGACCAAGCACTACCGGGAGTGGGTCGCGGCCAACGACGCGTGCAGGCGCGACATCCTGAACCGGCTCGACGGCCAAGGGCCGCTCACCTCAAGGGAGTTGCCCGACACGTGCGCGGTGCCGTGGCAGTCGTCCGGCTGGACGCACAACCGCAACGTCAGCCAGCTCCTGGAGCTGATGGTGATGCGGGGGGAAGTGGCGATCGCGGGGCGGGCGGGACGCGAACGACTCTGGGACCTGGCGTCCCGCGTCTACCCGGACGAACCCGCCGTCCCCGCCGTCGAAGCCCGCCGTCTCCGGAACGAACGGCGGCTGCGCGCACTCGGCATCGCCCGCGCCACCGGCACCGCGCTCCCCGTCGAACCCGCCGTCGTCGGCGAGGCGGGCGAACCGGCCGTCGTCGAAGGGGTGAAGGGGGAGTGGCGGGTCGATCCGGCGTACCTCGACCGGCCGTTCAGCGGGCGGGCCGCACTGCTCTCGCCCTTCGACCGGCTGATCCACGACCGGAAGCGCACCACCGAACTCTTCGGCTACGACTACCAGTTGGAGATGTACAAGCCGGCCGACAAGCGCCGCTGGGGCTACTTCGCACTGCCGATTCTCTACGGCGATCAGCTCGTCGGGAAGCTCGACGCCACCGCCGACCACAAGGCCGGCGTGCTCCTGGTGAACGCCGTCCATCAGGACGTGGAGTTCAGCAGGAGCATCGCTGATGCCGTGGAGGCCGAGATCGATGATCTGGCCGTATGGCTCGACCTCAGGCGCTCTTGA
- a CDS encoding ABC transporter permease subunit, with protein sequence MRWLGSLHAEWTKLRTLPSTWWLLAATVVLTAAIGAAAASSVTTRICPAPCHAPNTVKLSLTGIQLSQAICLVLGTLSIGAEYATGTIRTTLTAMPGRWRVLASKAATLSALTAAAGALAVLASLGLARLILPTPPDGDASLRAAGGSILVLVLVTLLGLSLATLLRDTAGAITLGLGVLYVVPLLSQLLNSPTWRHRLQHWGPMPTGLPTDLWPGLGVLAAYAVGLLAVGGAAFRLRDA encoded by the coding sequence GTGAGGTGGCTGGGTTCCCTGCACGCCGAGTGGACCAAACTCCGTACGCTGCCCAGCACTTGGTGGCTCCTGGCGGCAACGGTCGTCCTGACGGCGGCGATCGGCGCGGCGGCGGCCTCGTCGGTCACGACCCGCATCTGCCCGGCCCCGTGTCACGCGCCGAACACGGTCAAACTGAGCCTCACCGGCATCCAGTTGAGCCAGGCGATCTGCCTGGTCCTGGGCACGCTGTCGATAGGCGCGGAGTACGCGACCGGCACCATCCGTACGACGCTCACGGCGATGCCGGGCAGATGGCGGGTACTGGCGTCGAAGGCGGCGACCCTGTCAGCCCTGACGGCGGCAGCGGGAGCCCTGGCGGTGCTGGCCTCCCTGGGCCTGGCCCGCCTGATCCTCCCGACCCCGCCGGACGGCGACGCGTCGCTCCGTGCGGCGGGCGGCTCGATCCTCGTCCTGGTCCTGGTGACACTCCTGGGCCTGTCCCTGGCGACCCTGCTCCGCGACACGGCAGGAGCGATCACCCTGGGTCTGGGCGTGCTCTACGTCGTTCCGCTCCTGTCCCAGCTCCTCAACTCCCCGACCTGGCGCCACCGTTTGCAGCACTGGGGCCCCATGCCGACGGGCCTGCCGACCGATCTCTGGCCGGGGCTGGGAGTGTTGGCGGCGTACGCGGTGGGGTTGCTGGCGGTCGGGGGAGCGGCGTTCAGACTGCGGGACGCGTGA
- a CDS encoding YceI family protein, with translation MGIFGRKSDETDTTSAPAAVNPDLAALTGDYTIDPSHTTLGFTARHAMVTNVKGKFLDFTGTLHLDGSDPAKSTASLDVKMESIDTGSPDRDGHLKSADFFKTDEFPTMTFRSTSAESLGGDDYRITGDLEILGTTKPITIDLEFNGAAKDPFGNERVGFEGKAEILRSEFGLTWNAALETGGVLVSEKIKLNFDISAIKSA, from the coding sequence ATGGGCATCTTCGGCCGCAAGAGCGACGAGACCGACACCACCTCGGCACCCGCCGCCGTCAACCCCGACCTGGCCGCGCTGACCGGCGACTACACCATCGACCCGTCGCACACCACGCTCGGCTTCACCGCCCGCCACGCGATGGTCACCAACGTCAAGGGCAAGTTCCTCGACTTCACGGGCACGCTGCACCTGGACGGTTCCGACCCGGCCAAGTCCACCGCGTCCCTGGACGTGAAGATGGAGAGCATCGACACCGGTTCCCCGGACCGTGACGGTCACCTCAAGAGCGCGGACTTCTTCAAGACGGACGAGTTCCCCACGATGACCTTCCGCTCCACCTCCGCCGAGTCCCTCGGTGGCGACGACTACCGCATCACCGGTGACCTGGAGATCCTCGGCACCACCAAGCCGATCACCATCGACCTGGAGTTCAACGGCGCGGCCAAGGACCCGTTCGGCAACGAGCGTGTCGGCTTCGAGGGCAAGGCCGAGATCCTGCGCTCCGAGTTCGGCCTCACCTGGAACGCGGCGCTGGAGACCGGTGGCGTCCTCGTCTCCGAGAAGATCAAGCTGAACTTCGACATCTCGGCGATCAAGAGCGCCTGA
- a CDS encoding helix-turn-helix transcriptional regulator, with amino-acid sequence MSEIRHEPVAPTRTQWLAPGAAIDAHRHDDHQIVYAGRGVVAVTTSAGSWIAPGTRAIWVPAGTVHAHQAHGELELRLLGLPASDNPLGLDQPTVLEVGPLLRELILAYTQTADTHAPDDGSSPERARLRAVLLDQLRASPQQPLHLPAPTAPLLRAVCEILSANPADDRTLAALGRQVGAGDRTLSRLFRSDLGMTFPQWRTQLRLYRALVLLAEDTPVTAVARQCGWSSASAFIDVFRRTFGHTPGAHQRHA; translated from the coding sequence ATGTCAGAAATCCGCCATGAGCCGGTGGCGCCGACCCGCACCCAGTGGCTGGCCCCCGGCGCCGCCATCGACGCCCACCGTCACGACGACCACCAGATCGTCTACGCGGGGCGCGGCGTGGTGGCCGTGACGACCAGTGCGGGGTCGTGGATCGCACCGGGCACCCGCGCCATCTGGGTACCGGCCGGCACCGTGCACGCCCACCAGGCCCACGGCGAACTCGAACTACGGTTGCTAGGTCTGCCCGCGAGCGACAACCCGCTGGGGCTGGATCAGCCGACGGTCCTGGAAGTCGGTCCCCTGCTGCGGGAGTTGATCCTCGCCTACACGCAGACCGCCGACACGCACGCCCCGGACGACGGCAGCAGTCCCGAACGCGCCCGCCTCCGCGCCGTGTTGCTCGACCAGTTGCGGGCCTCCCCCCAGCAGCCCCTGCACCTGCCCGCCCCAACCGCCCCTCTCCTGCGGGCAGTCTGCGAGATCCTGAGCGCGAACCCGGCCGACGACCGCACCCTGGCCGCCCTCGGCAGGCAGGTCGGCGCCGGCGACCGTACGCTCTCCCGGCTCTTCAGGTCCGACCTCGGCATGACCTTCCCGCAGTGGCGCACCCAACTCCGCCTGTACCGCGCCCTGGTGCTGCTGGCCGAGGACACCCCGGTCACCGCCGTCGCGCGCCAATGCGGCTGGTCGTCCGCGAGCGCCTTCATCGACGTCTTCCGCCGCACCTTCGGACACACCCCGGGAGCACACCAGCGCCATGCATGA
- a CDS encoding helix-turn-helix domain-containing protein, producing the protein MQSAKRPKKVGTWQAVGGLVAHFRRQAGLTQEQFAEIANLHIDTIRSYEQGRLALQDHRAKEFDELLHTGGALFAVVDKLPVQARMPAFAQGLVDNEQEAIAILSYQTQVVPGLLQTEAYARCVFESRYPAVADETADQWVANRMQRQEIWTRERPPVGHFIIEESVLRRNVGGPEVMREQIRKLIEANEPVHMAVQIMPMDRMPHASLGGPLVLLETPDHDRLAYLEVQRASFLVEDPEEVSNYHLKYGMLRSQALSPSESMRLLERLLGE; encoded by the coding sequence ATGCAATCGGCTAAGAGGCCCAAGAAGGTCGGTACTTGGCAGGCGGTCGGCGGGCTGGTCGCCCACTTCCGGAGGCAGGCCGGGCTCACCCAGGAGCAGTTCGCCGAGATCGCGAACCTGCACATCGACACCATCAGGTCCTACGAGCAGGGGAGGCTTGCGCTCCAGGACCATCGGGCCAAGGAGTTCGATGAACTGCTGCACACGGGTGGGGCGTTGTTCGCCGTCGTCGACAAGTTGCCGGTGCAGGCGCGGATGCCCGCGTTCGCACAGGGGCTCGTCGACAATGAGCAGGAGGCCATCGCCATCCTGTCGTACCAGACGCAGGTCGTGCCCGGTCTGCTCCAGACCGAGGCGTACGCCCGCTGCGTCTTCGAGTCCCGGTATCCGGCGGTCGCGGACGAGACAGCCGACCAGTGGGTGGCCAACCGGATGCAACGGCAGGAGATCTGGACGCGCGAGCGGCCGCCGGTCGGGCACTTCATCATCGAGGAGAGCGTCCTGCGGCGGAACGTCGGCGGCCCGGAGGTCATGCGGGAACAGATCCGCAAGTTGATCGAGGCCAACGAGCCGGTCCACATGGCTGTGCAGATCATGCCGATGGACCGGATGCCCCACGCCTCCCTCGGCGGTCCGCTGGTACTGCTGGAGACTCCGGACCACGACCGCCTCGCCTACCTGGAAGTTCAGCGCGCCAGCTTCCTCGTCGAGGACCCCGAAGAGGTGAGTAACTATCACCTGAAATATGGAATGCTGCGGTCACAGGCGCTCTCTCCCTCCGAGAGCATGCGTCTCCTGGAGCGACTGCTAGGAGAGTAA